A single window of Asticcacaulis sp. MM231 DNA harbors:
- a CDS encoding LacI family DNA-binding transcriptional regulator: protein MSAGKPTIDDVAALSGVARATVSRVLNGGPNVREEVRQRVLKAVDKLQYKVNMQARFLAGGKTQVLGLVYASDLDSEPNSFYHSGLELGALRACALVGFQLLMHTVNQHSLSKTSKILELVDARRCDGLILTPPFSDDCDLLRELEARNCPVVCISPGLAAQKMVSGVGIDDEVAGYEMARYMLQLGHKSFGFIKGLEGHLSAEERFSGFLRALAEAGMAEFDVTVARGNFTFRSGVETTAAILGNVKRPSALICANDDMAVGALFSAHKIGLQIPQDLSIVGFDDTPVSEIIWPPLTTVNQPLRTIGYRAVEMIVERIKAGKTASGPLPVRFDVVPHKVVMRESASSPQA, encoded by the coding sequence TTGAGCGCAGGTAAACCGACGATTGATGATGTAGCCGCCTTGTCGGGCGTGGCGCGCGCCACCGTATCGCGCGTTCTCAATGGTGGCCCCAATGTGCGAGAAGAAGTGCGTCAGCGCGTGCTCAAGGCGGTCGACAAGCTCCAGTACAAGGTCAATATGCAGGCGCGTTTCCTCGCCGGCGGCAAGACCCAGGTGCTCGGGCTGGTCTATGCTTCCGATCTCGATTCGGAGCCGAATTCCTTCTATCATTCCGGCCTGGAACTGGGAGCTCTGCGCGCCTGTGCCTTGGTTGGCTTTCAGCTCCTGATGCATACGGTCAACCAGCATAGCTTAAGCAAGACGAGTAAGATTCTGGAACTGGTTGATGCGCGGCGCTGCGACGGCTTGATCCTGACACCGCCCTTTTCAGATGATTGTGATCTGTTGCGTGAGCTCGAAGCGCGCAACTGCCCGGTTGTGTGCATTTCGCCAGGCCTGGCGGCACAAAAAATGGTGTCTGGCGTCGGGATAGATGACGAGGTGGCCGGCTACGAAATGGCCCGTTACATGTTGCAGCTTGGCCATAAAAGCTTTGGCTTTATCAAGGGTTTGGAAGGCCACCTGTCAGCGGAGGAGCGCTTTTCAGGCTTTCTGCGTGCCCTGGCCGAAGCCGGCATGGCTGAGTTCGATGTCACCGTGGCGCGCGGCAATTTCACTTTCCGTTCCGGCGTTGAAACCACGGCCGCCATCTTGGGCAATGTGAAGCGTCCGAGCGCTTTAATCTGCGCCAACGACGATATGGCTGTTGGTGCCTTGTTCTCGGCACATAAGATTGGTCTGCAGATCCCGCAGGACCTTTCCATTGTGGGTTTCGATGACACGCCGGTATCAGAAATCATCTGGCCGCCCTTGACCACAGTAAACCAGCCCCTGAGAACCATTGGTTATCGCGCCGTGGAAATGATTGTCGAACGCATCAAGGCCGGTAAGACGGCATCGGGGCCTCTGCCTGTGCGCTTCGATGTGGTGCCGCACAAGGTCGTGATGCGCGAATCGGCCAGCTCGCCCCAGGCCTGA
- a CDS encoding TonB-dependent receptor codes for MKSVTRRSPSVSARAAALRTALMTTAACALALSGFATAAGAQDTTAAAPAEDSTTVVVTGIRKGLQDSLTLKKRNTSIVEAVSAEDIGKLPDASIAELLARLPGLAAQRVGGRSQTISIRGLSGDFSTTLLNGRMQVSSGDNRAAEFDQYPSEMVSSAIVYKTPDAGITGQGLSGTVVLNTVRPLDYTKRVISVNLRGSVNTNGEVVPGYSANGNRFSLAYIDQFLDGKLGVAFSYAHLDDPSQTKHSKSWWWDKQGNDSITGEPRLGDADAMGLHGVEVWATAREQTRDGYMAVFDFKPNDNFRSVNDFYYSVFDQNEETHGAQWYQSQWADDIHFSNVVEADIGGSPVVQQATVSGVVPIIRNDNNLRRDEMFSFGSNNRFNIGAWRSVVDFGYSRTVRKEQIAETYAGYGTDPTPLSRTFDTIDEDIAYGDFPKLDPGLNYADADNVYLGDVAPWGGWGHDGAIRKPKVTDQLLTSRFSGVHDMDWAGFKSLELGVDYSHRTKAKGVQEWDLCLKGYTLDSSGNCHGTRVAVDASDLEEATDLSWAGFGKVLSYDLGKVIDKYYDLVPIQNEDNLNKYWQVDEELTTLFAKFNIDSTLGGHGLRGNLGLQYVGAKQTSAGNEIIQKSDKAAGIPATGQWVSTSKEYGDFLPSLNLIYDISDNSVFRFALARSMARPRMEDMRGSRNASVGVDGQWSGSGGNPDLKPWIADGVDFSYEHYFNRTSYIGIATFQKVLRNYIRNKTDSSYDFTGWTNSSGITPVSNIGSFTLPVNDSGGNVSGLELSGAVDGSLIWNKLDGFGLIGSFSRGWTNVQSGDDIDPSKLPGFSGDVASVTGYFEKAGFSARLSYRYRSEFLGEAYALYANRAVTRILADDQVDAQISYQMQDGPLKGVTFLLQGYNLTNSNYQTQLKVSENRAADGSSFPENYEEYGQTILFGVSYRFQ; via the coding sequence ATGAAATCTGTCACCCGACGCAGTCCGTCTGTGTCCGCGAGGGCTGCGGCCCTTCGTACCGCTTTAATGACAACCGCTGCCTGCGCTCTTGCGCTCAGCGGTTTTGCAACAGCCGCCGGCGCTCAGGACACAACCGCCGCCGCGCCTGCCGAGGACAGCACGACCGTCGTTGTCACCGGCATTCGTAAGGGCTTGCAGGATTCGCTGACTCTCAAGAAAAGAAACACCTCGATCGTCGAAGCCGTTTCGGCGGAAGATATCGGCAAGCTGCCGGACGCCTCGATTGCGGAATTGCTGGCGCGTCTGCCGGGTCTGGCGGCACAGCGCGTCGGCGGCCGCTCGCAGACCATCTCGATCCGGGGCTTGTCGGGCGATTTTTCCACCACCTTGCTCAATGGCCGCATGCAGGTGTCGTCAGGCGATAACCGCGCCGCCGAATTTGACCAGTATCCGTCGGAAATGGTCTCGTCGGCCATCGTTTATAAAACGCCCGATGCCGGCATAACGGGGCAGGGGCTTTCCGGCACCGTGGTGCTCAACACCGTGCGTCCGCTCGACTACACCAAGCGTGTCATTTCGGTGAATCTGCGCGGTTCGGTCAATACCAATGGCGAGGTCGTTCCCGGCTATAGCGCCAATGGCAACCGTTTCAGTCTGGCCTATATAGACCAGTTCTTGGATGGTAAGCTCGGCGTCGCCTTCTCCTACGCACACCTCGATGATCCGTCGCAGACGAAGCATTCCAAGAGCTGGTGGTGGGATAAGCAGGGAAATGACTCGATCACCGGTGAGCCCCGTTTGGGTGACGCCGATGCCATGGGTCTGCACGGTGTGGAAGTGTGGGCGACGGCGCGTGAACAGACCCGCGATGGCTATATGGCGGTGTTCGACTTCAAGCCGAATGACAATTTCCGCAGCGTGAACGATTTCTATTATTCGGTCTTCGACCAGAATGAAGAAACACACGGCGCGCAGTGGTATCAGTCGCAGTGGGCCGACGATATCCACTTCTCGAATGTGGTGGAGGCCGACATTGGCGGCTCACCGGTTGTGCAGCAGGCGACCGTCAGTGGTGTCGTGCCGATCATCCGCAATGACAACAACCTGCGTCGGGACGAGATGTTCAGCTTTGGTTCGAACAACCGCTTTAACATCGGCGCGTGGCGCTCGGTCGTCGATTTTGGTTATTCGCGCACCGTACGCAAGGAACAGATCGCAGAAACCTATGCCGGCTACGGGACCGATCCGACGCCCCTGTCGCGCACGTTCGATACCATCGATGAAGACATCGCTTATGGTGATTTCCCGAAGCTCGATCCGGGCCTGAATTACGCCGATGCCGATAATGTTTATCTTGGCGATGTGGCACCCTGGGGCGGCTGGGGCCATGATGGCGCGATCCGCAAGCCTAAGGTCACCGACCAGTTGCTGACCTCGCGTTTCAGCGGCGTGCATGATATGGACTGGGCCGGTTTTAAGAGCCTGGAACTGGGTGTCGATTATTCACATCGCACAAAAGCCAAGGGCGTCCAGGAATGGGATCTCTGCCTGAAGGGCTATACACTCGATTCGAGCGGCAACTGCCACGGCACCCGTGTTGCCGTCGACGCTTCAGACCTCGAAGAAGCCACCGACCTGAGCTGGGCCGGTTTTGGGAAGGTGCTGTCCTATGACCTGGGCAAGGTTATAGACAAGTACTACGATCTGGTACCGATCCAGAACGAGGATAACCTGAATAAATACTGGCAGGTCGATGAAGAACTGACGACCCTGTTCGCCAAGTTCAATATCGACTCCACTCTGGGCGGGCATGGGCTGCGCGGCAATCTCGGCCTGCAGTATGTCGGCGCTAAGCAGACCTCAGCCGGTAACGAGATAATCCAGAAGAGTGACAAGGCGGCAGGTATTCCAGCGACTGGTCAGTGGGTCTCGACCAGCAAGGAATATGGCGACTTCCTCCCCAGTCTGAACCTGATCTACGATATCAGTGATAACTCGGTCTTCCGCTTTGCGCTGGCTCGCTCGATGGCGCGGCCGCGTATGGAAGACATGCGCGGCAGCCGCAATGCGAGCGTCGGTGTCGATGGTCAATGGAGCGGTTCCGGCGGCAATCCGGACCTGAAGCCATGGATTGCCGATGGGGTGGACTTCTCGTACGAGCACTACTTCAACCGGACGAGCTATATTGGCATTGCCACCTTCCAGAAAGTCTTGCGCAACTACATCCGCAATAAGACCGACTCCAGTTACGATTTTACCGGTTGGACCAATTCAAGCGGTATCACGCCGGTCAGCAATATCGGCAGCTTTACGCTTCCTGTGAATGATAGCGGGGGGAATGTCAGCGGTCTCGAACTCTCCGGCGCGGTTGACGGCAGCCTTATCTGGAACAAGCTGGACGGTTTCGGCCTGATCGGCAGCTTTTCGCGCGGCTGGACCAATGTGCAGTCGGGAGATGATATCGATCCATCAAAACTGCCTGGTTTCTCCGGCGATGTGGCCAGCGTGACGGGGTATTTTGAGAAGGCCGGCTTCTCGGCGCGCCTCAGCTATCGCTACCGCTCGGAATTCCTGGGCGAGGCCTATGCGCTCTATGCCAATCGTGCGGTCACCCGCATCCTGGCTGACGATCAGGTCGATGCGCAAATCAGCTATCAGATGCAGGATGGCCCGCTCAAAGGCGTTACCTTTCTGTTGCAAGGCTACAACCTGACCAACTCCAATTACCAGACGCAATTGAAGGTGTCGGAAAACCGCGCCGCCGATGGTTCGTCCTTCCCCGAAAACTACGAGGAATATGGCCAAACCATCCTGTTCGGCGTCAGCTACCGCTTCCAGTAA